tacatttattcaacccgttcagtaaaggaggtttttaaagatatattgttttattatttaatgtataaaattcatttattcaacccatttataacctaggatggagatacaatagaaagtttatttggctaggaaggctaggaagtgatcttgaccatccattaagttaatcaagggctaagattaaattagggaaattgaaaggaagaaaagaggcgcgtgagtttgttcaagggcattctagtcaatccaagccaatagtttctctctcctccaatccccccccccattttttaaacgttaataactctttcatacgacattattttttttataaaaattgcaccaaaaaaacgagcgtttttttatctttaaaacgagtatactattgctatatttaaaaaaaaaataaacccagttgtgtaaaacgcaatagaaaaaccaccagttacgtaaaacgcaatgaaaaaaaaaacctaaaaaatgacgtttttctaaaacgcaatgcacaaaaaaacacaaagaaatgacttatttgtaaaacataatggccagaaaacacaaagaaatgtcttatttctaaaacgcaatggactgaaaacacataaaaaagtgttttacctaaaacgcaatgcacaaaaaacacaaagaaatgtcttatttgtaaaacgcaatggtttccgaaaatacaaagaaatgttttatttgtaaaacgcaatggccagaaaatacttaaaaatgtctcatttttaaaacgcaatgacctaaaaaaacaaaagaaagtgttctctgtaaaacgcaatggactgataacacctaaaaatgtgttttacctaaaacgcaacgactaaaaacacttcaaaaatgtgttttatctAAAATGCAATGACTAAAgatacttaaaaatgtgttttttttctaaaacgcaatagtcagaaaacacataaaactctcttaattctaaaacgcaatggacacataaaactgtttgtgaactgtttttgaattgtctgtgaactgtctgaattgtttacgaattactgtcttcgaaatgagccaatttctggaaaattaatttttctgatgcagcgatgcgtttttagtacaacaattcaaccccagccaggggctctgccccttggaccccgccaggggctgccgcccctgggaccccgctaccaggggctgccgcccccggacccccgccaagatcgtaaaacgcaatgactaaataaaaacCTAGAtcgtgaaaataaaataaaagaatttcttacatggatcgaagccggtttcttcatcaattgacgaaatttgaatgatagaaacacttatcaacgatTGAATCGAACAAATcaagtgattatcttcaaaatcaccagaaaaaacgagattttgaatgaaattaaactgggttttcttcgaaaaaagctgaagaacacgttgatcgggtggtTGAATCATTAATTGATGACGAAAATtacactataatgtagtgattattgagatagcaagtgaagaaaaggttggagtgggttttgaaaatggtgggttttgaagtaactgagaagaaaaaggaagaagaaatgatgagattgactaaaataccttttctctttattttaaaatttgtcacatgtcataatcctatggcttcctatccttcctaacCAAAATTAACTtactatttgatcttttcccttatAACCtactataaaaataaaaaagtattcgAAAAAACTAATTTGATgctaatatataaaaataaacttgTGCTGGGAGGGGTGGTTACATGGTGACTTATATGGTTATAGCTAATGTTTTGCTGAAAGGCGTTATTTTATAATGTTTGCTTAAAGTCACCACCCCTTTCAGCTcaagtttattttatatataaaataaaactcAAGCAACCTAATCATAACTCTTATTATTATTCTTGACTTTTGAATAATAACTATTCAAAATacaaatattaattaaaaactactaaccaacttgtttaattttatttttttctgatCCATCCGAGTATAGGTACACAAAATAACCGGTTAATTAACTGTAATTGGTTATTAACCATAACTAAAACCGAAACCGGTTAATATATAATCGATCGAGGAATAAACAGTTAGTGGTTATTTTTATCGTAGGTTAGTAACCAGTTATTGATATTTAGTATAGAAATCAGTTAaccgaaaaaattaaaaaaaaagcaaataaactggttattaaccgaaaataaccggttaattaaccgaaccggttaaaGTAATTGATCAGACTAGTTAAAAGAATAACCAGTTAACGTAGAAAAGTCAAGTTAACCGATATAAACGGTTAACCGAATCGGTTATTAAAATTAACCGGTTTGTGCACCTCTATATCTGAGTATCCCATGTGTAGATAAAGCCATTAAGGCATTAAGCTAATTCAAGCGACTTGTGAATAAAGTAGGCCCAACCTGAACCACTTGTTTCAGTAGCTAGTTAAGCCCAACTTGTGTAATTCAATAATGTTCGTTAATTTAAATTCATAAAAAAGAAAACATGTATGACATACATAACCAGTAATTATTATCTATATTAAAGCAGAATGTAAAATTTATAGATACTGTAATAAATACTTATATAAAAATTGTATTAAAATATAACAATCGTTTTAATTGAATAAAAAATACTATTTggtttctctttttttttttttttttttttttttaaatttctatATGGGCCATCTGCATGAGAATCCAAATACATGGCTGTTTATTCAGAAATAAAAATGCAAAAAAGCATTGCTGGACCAGGAAGGATCTCTTCTTTGTGGTCCCATAATCCTAGGTTTGCAGATTGCAGTGATATATTTGGATGTAAACGGTAGTGGATTTAGAAAATACTTTTTTTATTTGGATGTAAATattggcggatctagaaaatagggacaacatttaaaaaaaaaatcctatagGGGCAGCGAAATCAAAAAAAACGTCAATTTTTTATATACTACCGTCAGAGCGTTAAGGTGTAGCGGGGGCTACCCCTTGAAGATTTTGGCAATAAGAGagattaatttttctctcttaaTTTTATTCATGGCTAAGAACGTACTTAAATACAAAAGGAACTTGCAGAACAAGAAAAGTCTAACAAACAATCCTAAAACAAAGGAAATAATCAAAAGATGATATATGTAAATTAATAAAAGATCTGGCCATATATATCGCAATATGTTATCCAATATTCCCCCTCAAGTTGGAGCGTGTAAGTTCTGCATGCCCAACTTGACCAGTAAACTTCGAATATGTTGAGCTCCCAGTGGCTTAGTGAGAAGGTCGACAATTTGATGTTTCGTACCAATGTACATTGGTTGTACATCTTTCGACTTTTACTCGTTCACGAACAAAATAGCAATCAATTTCTACATGTTTTGTTCTTTCATGTGTTTAGCAGCTAGGTTCTCACAAAACAATATGGTTCCCTCTGTGGGGGTCTCATTGAGTTCTGATAGCAACGAATAAACCCATAATACTTCGCTAACCGTGGTTGCCATGGCTCTATATTCTGCTTCAGCCGAGGAACGAGAGACAACCGATTGCTTCTTTGATTTCCATGAGATAAGAGCACCACCGAGAAGTAGCAAGCATCTGGTACGAGATCGCCTGGAGAGGGGACACCCGAGCCAATCTGCATCGCAATAAGAAACAAGTTTCATGCCTCCTTCTTTCGGTAACAAAATTCCGTGACCGGGTGTTGACTTTAAGTATCTTAGGACACGAGTAGCGGCGTCCATATGATTTTGCCGAGGATCAGACACAAATGGACTTAATATGTTGACAGAATACGTGATACCTGGACGTGTAGCCTGTAAATATAGCAACCTCCCAACCAAACGCCTGTATGTATTTGCATCAACCCTTTGCTCCTCCTCTCCTTTGTCAAGTTTAAGATTTTGCTCCATGGGAAACCCACTTGGGCGACATCCTTGTAACGCACTGTCTTCCAAAATGTCGAGTGTGTATTTGCGCTGGCTAAGGACTAAACCATTCTTTGTGAGAGCCACTTCGATACCAAAAAAAATATTTCAAAACACCAAGATCTTTGATGCTAAACTTTTCATGTAGTTGAGACTTGGATATATTGCATATTGCGATATATATGGCCAGGTTTTTTATTAATTTACATATATCATCTTTTGATTATTTCCTTTGTTTTAGGATTGTTTGTTAGACTTTTCTTGTTCTGCAAGTTCCTTTTGTATTTAAGTACGTTCTTGGCCATGAATAAACttaagagagaaaaattaatctCTCTGATTACCAAAATCTTCATGATATCAGAGCGTACTTAATTACAAAAGGAACTTGCAGAACAAGAAAAGTCTAACAAACAATCCTAAAACAAAGGAAATAATCAAAAGATGATATATGTAAATTAATAAAAGATCTGGCTATATATATCGCAATATCTATCTAGtgtaataaaagaaaccaacttttggatacatgtcattcattgaatgtatccttaaatttatatttatcttatattaactaaataaataaaaaataaattaatattaaatcttatcgtactttaataaaatattatcctcaaatttaaattgttaatttaatatatttttaaatcaaATACTTCTCtctcctacttatcttatattaaat
This genomic stretch from Helianthus annuus cultivar XRQ/B chromosome 8, HanXRQr2.0-SUNRISE, whole genome shotgun sequence harbors:
- the LOC110869892 gene encoding secreted RxLR effector protein 161-like, whose translation is MEQNLKLDKGEEEQRVDANTYRRLVGRLLYLQATRPGITYSVNILSPFVSDPRQNHMDAATRVLRYLKSTPGHGILLPKEGGMKLVSYCDADWLGCPLSRRSRTRCLLLLGGALISWKSKKQSVVSRSSAEAEYRAMATTVSEVLWVYSLLSELNETPTEGTILFCENLAAKHMKEQNM